The nucleotide sequence CTGATATACGAACTAAGGTCAAATTCATTGAGAACGATTTCACTTACTTGGTAGGTGCCCAAGAAATTGATAGATAACGGGGCTACCACGTAATAACCGAACAATACGCCCATGAAAAAAAGAAAAGAGGCAATAAAGATGAAGCCTTTGGAATGCTTTTTTTCGTTGGGATGGAGTCCCGGACTTATAAATTTCCACAGCTCGTACAGTACATAGGGGAAGCCTACAATAAAGCCGACCCAAATGGCCGTCCAGATATCGGCGGAGAACTGTCCGCCCATGGTCCGGCTCTGAATGGTGAACGGAAGCTTATCGGCACAGAAGGCCGAGTCAAAACCTAGGTAGGTAGCTATGTCACAAAACAAGCGATAGGTTGGGAAATCCATTTTAGACGGTCCGAAAATGATGGTGTCGAAAATAAATCCGCTCATCACGAACGCCCCAGTGGCTATAATGACGACGGCTAAGACCGATCGTATCAAATGCCATCGTAATTCTTCTAGGTGATCTAAAAACGACATTTCGTCGGGAGACTTCGTATTCTGCTTTGCCATTATAATATACCTTCGTTGATCAAGTTGTGCAAATGTACAACACCCATATATTTTTTACCGTCTACACCCAATAATTGTGAGATGCCCTTTTCTTGCATCAGTTCCAAGGCTTCAATGGCCAAAACGTTTACCGAAATGGTCTTGGGGTTGGAGGTCATAATATCACGCGCCGTTAGGCCGCTTATGTTATCGTATTTGTTGAGCATGCGCCTAATGTCGCCATCGGTCACGATACCTACGATGTCGTCACCTTCGGTAACCGCCGTAACGCCCAACATTTTTTCGGAGATCTCGACAATGACCTTTTTTACGTCCGCATCAATGGGTACTTGGGGTTTTTGGTTCGTGCCTACAATATCGGAAACCCTGAGGTATAACCTTTTGCCCAAAGATCCGCCAGGATGGTATTTGGCGAAATCCTTGCTGCTAAATCCTTTTATCTTTAAAAGACAGATGGCCAGGGCATCTCCCATAACCAGTTGTGCCGTGGTACTGGTCGTAGGGGCCAAATTATTAGGGCAGGCTTCCTTGGCCACATAAGTGTTGAGAACAAAGTGTGCTTCCTTGGCCAAATAAGACTCGATATTTCCCGTCATGGCTATCAGCTTGTTCGTTCCCCGTTTTATTAGGGGGACCAACATTTTAATTTCAGGAGTGCTACCACTTTTTGAGATACAGATTACCACGTCTTCTTCTTGGATAGTGCCCAAGTCACCATGAATGGCATCGCCGGCATGCATAAAAATGGCAGGTGTTCCTGTGGAGTTTAAGGTGGCTACGATTTTAGACGCGATTATGGCGCTTTTGCCAATGCCCGAAACAATGACCCTTCCTTTAGATTCAAGAATGCAATTGACGGCATCGGAGAACTGTTCGTTCAATAAAGTGCCCAAATGATTGATGGAAGCACTTTCGGTTTCTATGGTTTTTTTTGCTATCGCAAGAATAGCTTTGCTATCGTTCAAAGTGTAAAATAGGTTAAATTTGTTCTTTTTAGGGGCTTGTAAACGACAAATACCCTCATTTTGAATAAAACAATCTTAAAACACGGACGGTTTCTAAAACTTTGTTTTATATTTAAGATTACAAAATTACATAATCTTGACGTATAGCTAATTTAATACCTTAAAATATATTTTGAATAAATTAGAGTCCCCCGTAAAGAAAACTATGATTTTTGAGCAATTGAGACACAGATTCCTAAAGTTTTTTACGACATATGGCAAAAGATAAAAAAGTTTTGAAAGAAACGGATCTGCACGCCTCGTTAAAAAAACATTTCGGTTTTTCCGAATTTAAAGGTCTACAACAAGCCGTTATCACCAATATTTTAGAACGTAACAATACATTTGCCATTATGCCCACGGGCGGAGGTAAATCACTTTGTTACCAACTCCCTGCGTTAATGCAAGATGGTACCGCTATCGTGGTCTCGCCGTTGATCGCATTGATGAAGAATCAGGTAGACGCCATTAGGGGAGTGTCCGATCAGTTCGGTATTGCCCATGTACTTAATTCTTCTTTGACCAAAACAGAGGTAAGGCAGGTAAAGGAGGATATTACGAACGGTATTACCAAGTTGCTCTATGTTGCGCCCG is from Zobellia galactanivorans and encodes:
- the tatC gene encoding twin-arginine translocase subunit TatC, which encodes MAKQNTKSPDEMSFLDHLEELRWHLIRSVLAVVIIATGAFVMSGFIFDTIIFGPSKMDFPTYRLFCDIATYLGFDSAFCADKLPFTIQSRTMGGQFSADIWTAIWVGFIVGFPYVLYELWKFISPGLHPNEKKHSKGFIFIASFLFFMGVLFGYYVVAPLSINFLGTYQVSEIVLNEFDLSSYISTVRTAVIACGVLFELPIIIYFLTKVGIVTPEILKKYRKIALVVVLILSAVITPPDVTSQIIVAVPVLILYQVSIYISKIVLKNEAKREKKAKEKGLKKT
- a CDS encoding KpsF/GutQ family sugar-phosphate isomerase, whose protein sequence is MNDSKAILAIAKKTIETESASINHLGTLLNEQFSDAVNCILESKGRVIVSGIGKSAIIASKIVATLNSTGTPAIFMHAGDAIHGDLGTIQEEDVVICISKSGSTPEIKMLVPLIKRGTNKLIAMTGNIESYLAKEAHFVLNTYVAKEACPNNLAPTTSTTAQLVMGDALAICLLKIKGFSSKDFAKYHPGGSLGKRLYLRVSDIVGTNQKPQVPIDADVKKVIVEISEKMLGVTAVTEGDDIVGIVTDGDIRRMLNKYDNISGLTARDIMTSNPKTISVNVLAIEALELMQEKGISQLLGVDGKKYMGVVHLHNLINEGIL